A single genomic interval of Stieleria maiorica harbors:
- a CDS encoding aminotransferase class V-fold PLP-dependent enzyme, whose amino-acid sequence MSKKSNSNLKRPCSWREVRREFRLAPNVAHLAPMLFASHPRVVRRAIAKHRRVLDRNPKRAHDDLEINDVRVLCSAASYFGCSPNQIALTDSTTMGLGLVLTSLKFSAGDQILQSEHGHYSSDAAIGYACDRYDAVRVKKTLYDSDDPAEACQDEMVHQLMSGITDATRVVVITWVHSSSGVKLPLQRIAEHLRQINEKRPAERKILLVVDGVHALGVEDFELREGCCDFFIAGCHKTLCGPRGTGIIWGSAAGWNRMRPTIPPFGRDRIECWRLGKADIGAIGRRMTPGGYHSYENRWALADAFDFQLEIGKQRIRHRIHRLAQFCKQRLASMPHVRLLTPMSQDLSSGIVCFNVDGWEPDDLETELARNGVIASANPYKIPCMRFSFGLYTSRRDIRKGLSVIQSVGQR is encoded by the coding sequence GTGTCAAAGAAGTCGAACTCGAATCTTAAACGCCCCTGTTCGTGGCGTGAAGTGCGTCGCGAGTTTCGGCTGGCCCCCAACGTCGCACACCTGGCGCCGATGCTATTCGCGTCACATCCGCGCGTTGTGCGTCGCGCCATCGCCAAGCATCGTCGAGTTCTGGATCGCAATCCGAAGCGGGCTCACGACGATCTGGAAATCAACGATGTCCGCGTCCTCTGTTCCGCCGCGTCTTATTTCGGCTGCTCGCCGAATCAAATTGCATTGACCGACAGCACGACCATGGGTTTGGGACTGGTCCTGACGTCATTGAAATTCAGTGCGGGCGATCAGATTCTGCAAAGCGAACACGGTCATTACTCTTCCGACGCGGCGATCGGATACGCCTGCGATCGGTATGATGCCGTCCGCGTCAAGAAAACGCTCTACGACTCCGACGATCCGGCTGAAGCATGCCAGGATGAAATGGTTCATCAATTGATGTCCGGAATCACCGATGCCACGCGCGTCGTGGTGATCACCTGGGTGCACTCATCATCAGGTGTCAAGCTTCCGTTGCAGCGGATCGCCGAACACCTTCGGCAGATCAACGAGAAACGTCCGGCCGAGCGAAAGATCTTACTGGTCGTCGATGGAGTCCACGCGTTGGGCGTGGAAGACTTCGAATTGCGGGAAGGGTGTTGTGACTTTTTCATCGCCGGATGCCACAAGACGCTGTGCGGGCCGAGGGGGACTGGCATCATCTGGGGAAGTGCGGCGGGTTGGAATCGAATGCGACCCACGATTCCGCCCTTCGGTCGCGATCGCATCGAATGCTGGCGCCTAGGCAAAGCGGACATCGGGGCGATCGGTCGACGGATGACGCCCGGCGGCTACCACAGCTATGAAAACCGCTGGGCGCTCGCCGATGCCTTTGACTTTCAACTGGAAATCGGGAAACAACGCATCCGACACCGAATCCATCGCCTGGCACAGTTTTGCAAACAGCGTTTGGCCTCCATGCCTCACGTGCGACTTTTAACGCCGATGTCGCAGGACCTTTCGTCGGGGATCGTCTGTTTCAATGTCGACGGCTGGGAACCCGATGACCTGGAAACGGAATTAGCTCGCAACGGCGTGATCGCCAGCGCAAACCCTTACAAAATTCCTTGTATGCGATTCTCGTTCGGCTTGTACACCAGCCGCCGAGACATCCGAAAAGGACTGTCCGTCATCCAATCGGTTGGTCAAAGATAG
- a CDS encoding sulfotransferase family protein, whose product MTIQNIDVTYQPNLDEVLHGFEIHEPRSGADSDSHSIRLDGWALARRGKVRRLQLMHGGVPWKSIPVTLHSSVAANRHADVRGSSTCGFRGSFGTLGLPPQFRIDVFAVMQNGKRLHCAVITGTRHSAPTGYAPRLSPLTITSLARTGTTRMMQTLHQHPSIVLDNQYPFEARPAGYWFHMLKILAEPSSGKNTFEADLTTLPPCPFHSEVTANRPPLRNWFETTYVNRTAEFAQRNIDQLYQEIAATQGKADAQYFAEKSLPCHLQWIARELYEDAKEIILVRDFRDMVCSMISFNRKRGFATFGRENVDSDGEFIRMKRHDVGRLMAVARERQAKILLVRYEDLVLDTEASLTRIFQYLQIDDTPTLVADIIERHHRVSDDLDFHRTTADELASVGRWKTDLPPKLQVLCNDVFGELLTEAGYDV is encoded by the coding sequence TTGACGATTCAGAACATTGACGTCACTTATCAGCCGAATCTGGATGAAGTTTTGCATGGGTTTGAGATACACGAACCGCGATCAGGGGCGGATTCGGATTCCCACAGCATTCGGCTGGACGGCTGGGCCTTGGCTCGGCGGGGCAAGGTCCGCCGATTGCAATTGATGCATGGCGGCGTGCCCTGGAAATCGATTCCGGTGACGCTACACAGCAGCGTCGCGGCGAACCGGCACGCGGACGTTCGGGGCAGCTCGACGTGTGGGTTTCGCGGCAGTTTCGGCACACTGGGATTGCCGCCACAATTTCGCATCGACGTGTTTGCGGTGATGCAAAACGGCAAACGCCTGCACTGTGCCGTCATCACAGGAACGCGTCACAGCGCGCCGACGGGTTACGCCCCGCGGCTCTCGCCGCTGACGATCACGTCGCTGGCCAGAACGGGGACGACGCGGATGATGCAGACCCTGCATCAACATCCGTCGATCGTGCTGGACAATCAGTATCCGTTCGAAGCCCGCCCGGCCGGGTATTGGTTTCACATGCTGAAGATTCTTGCCGAACCTTCCTCGGGAAAGAACACGTTCGAAGCGGACCTGACGACGTTGCCACCGTGCCCCTTTCACAGCGAAGTCACCGCGAATCGGCCGCCGCTTCGAAACTGGTTCGAAACGACCTATGTCAATCGCACCGCCGAGTTTGCCCAGCGGAATATCGACCAGCTTTACCAGGAGATCGCGGCCACGCAGGGGAAAGCCGACGCTCAGTACTTTGCCGAAAAATCGCTTCCCTGCCATCTGCAATGGATCGCCCGAGAACTGTACGAGGACGCCAAGGAAATCATCTTGGTTCGCGATTTTCGCGACATGGTTTGCTCGATGATTTCATTCAATCGCAAGCGAGGCTTCGCAACGTTCGGCCGCGAAAACGTTGACAGCGACGGGGAATTCATCCGGATGAAGCGGCATGACGTGGGACGGCTGATGGCAGTCGCAAGGGAGCGACAGGCCAAAATCCTACTGGTGCGTTACGAAGATCTGGTGCTGGACACGGAAGCCAGCTTGACGCGAATCTTTCAATATTTACAGATCGACGATACACCGACGTTAGTTGCGGACATCATCGAGCGACACCACCGTGTCTCCGATGACCTGGATTTTCACCGCACGACCGCCGACGAACTTGCGTCGGTGGGCCGATGGAAAACTGATCTTCCGCCGAAACTGCAGGTGCTGTGCAATGATGTGTTTGGCGAACTGCTGACCGAAGCCGGATACGACGTCTGA
- a CDS encoding glycosyltransferase family protein, giving the protein MSDGDEISFQDGTIMLVADAAPFSTRDVWEGYLEGLTEIGANVLPYPTFSILELLSPNLLGSDLIGKAMDIRNGVQAIVFISGMYFRDSRSWVVESLTHRGMPTVLIATDDPYEPIGMHDGYSMRFSNELSCVNGRAKYLPTATMLPPALDDDPWVRDLVFVGTVFEDRWEMLRQIAMYCEINEYRFDIFGHFPSRCDGLQDLEFVRLIPGTVSAEQKWSLYSQSKMVLNLFRDSGDQPARSASPRVYEVAALGRPALISNRREELEQIFGDSIYLFDDIDGFGERFEEAIDSTAERKQKVDRAQQTVFQGHLYQHRASQLLGAIRDHLAE; this is encoded by the coding sequence ATGAGTGACGGCGATGAGATCAGTTTCCAGGACGGGACGATCATGCTGGTCGCCGATGCGGCGCCGTTTTCGACGCGTGATGTGTGGGAAGGATATCTGGAAGGATTGACCGAGATCGGTGCAAATGTCTTGCCCTATCCCACCTTCTCGATTCTGGAATTGCTTAGCCCGAATCTGTTGGGCAGCGACCTGATCGGCAAAGCGATGGACATTCGCAACGGCGTTCAGGCGATCGTGTTCATCAGCGGGATGTATTTTCGCGACTCACGCAGTTGGGTCGTCGAATCATTGACACATCGCGGGATGCCGACCGTGTTGATCGCGACCGACGATCCGTACGAGCCGATCGGCATGCACGATGGCTACAGCATGCGGTTTTCTAACGAGTTGTCCTGCGTCAACGGCCGAGCGAAGTATCTGCCCACGGCAACCATGCTGCCACCGGCGTTGGACGATGATCCGTGGGTGCGAGATCTGGTCTTCGTCGGCACCGTGTTCGAAGACCGCTGGGAGATGCTCCGCCAGATCGCCATGTATTGCGAGATCAACGAGTATCGTTTCGACATCTTTGGTCATTTTCCGTCCAGGTGCGACGGGTTGCAGGATTTGGAATTCGTACGATTGATCCCCGGGACGGTTTCGGCCGAACAGAAGTGGAGTCTTTACAGCCAGAGCAAAATGGTGCTGAACCTGTTTCGAGACAGCGGTGACCAACCGGCTCGATCGGCCAGTCCACGGGTCTACGAAGTCGCGGCGTTGGGGCGCCCGGCATTGATCAGCAACCGCCGTGAGGAGCTCGAGCAGATCTTTGGCGATTCAATCTATCTGTTTGACGACATCGACGGCTTCGGCGAAAGGTTTGAAGAAGCGATCGATTCGACGGCCGAGCGAAAACAGAAAGTCGATCGAGCCCAGCAGACCGTATTCCAGGGGCACCTTTATCAACACCGCGCGTCACAGTTACTCGGCGCGATTCGAGATCACCTGGCGGAATAA
- a CDS encoding serine/threonine-protein kinase, translating into MTPEHRNETIDELFSEAIRLDRQGQMELLESSNLPDDIRREIEALLEAEREMKSEQQRDPDQTKGMVSVDAVGSETGEFSVSEQYPAGVTITDNLETPSAGTTDSIESAGRPSSIGKFRLLQLLGVGGYGQVWKAYDTVLDRFVALKIPRDDVSYRFNRKMVEREARAAAQFQHPNIVTIHEVIFYGDRALIASELIEGVTLSKSIAASSLAIKETAEICAKLADAIHYAHCRGVIHRDLKPSNILVDHSGEPHVTDFGLAKRELAHTTLSAQGNVLGTPTYMPPEQARGDSHTADSRSDIYSLGVILFQMLTSELPFRGDRQAVIQKVIYVDPPSPRSLKPDIPRDLETICLKCLQKSPSRRYQTAKELATDLELWLHKKPIHARPVTRLERGMRLCARYPLVSSMALAIVLLVSVSLITITSLWIRADRNEKAALRHLERRTANFEKTIQAVEVMLSRVIEREEPEFVGIQQDLLNEALHLYEQLVDTNGDDADSLIENARIKTRMGYLYDALEQPADALDAFRSSADQFETALAGTKQAATSEELAECYRSEARMLLEMSAEGQADWDAFETAIERAIEIDGAALPVAPDRRFSLVKSHNLCARMCVSRGDFERAEQEYFRTIKLLEDTKPDVSEPGVDTLSLIWNRHQLADMYCRQGKLDQSRQIHEELLQQRLQLQRVHPDGYRFHPSTVVHYPSPKQTFSIRRDLAASHRTLGQICEAENDDVGAEVHFRAAVELIDDVVKDYPHRRSHRDVKGGLHTRYSQILMRLGKRQEALDHCEIGLQSWSQAAADAPSESRLKVFASHHATAGSLAQQIKNHEAAMLHFVAALRFYSQLIDLVPEDPTMALASIRISLDLAELRRQSGDEGAASELVRQAVQWTESMKQIDQPDQTRLRAIESAERLLRKHAADQI; encoded by the coding sequence ATGACGCCAGAGCATCGCAACGAGACGATTGACGAACTGTTCTCCGAAGCGATTCGGTTGGACCGCCAAGGCCAGATGGAGTTGCTGGAATCTTCCAATCTTCCCGACGACATCCGCCGCGAGATCGAGGCGTTGTTGGAAGCCGAGCGAGAGATGAAATCGGAGCAGCAGAGGGATCCGGACCAGACCAAAGGAATGGTTAGCGTCGATGCGGTCGGATCCGAAACGGGCGAGTTTTCGGTCTCAGAGCAATACCCGGCCGGCGTCACCATCACCGACAATCTCGAGACCCCTTCGGCCGGGACGACCGATTCGATCGAGTCTGCCGGACGGCCCAGTTCGATCGGAAAATTCCGCCTGCTGCAATTGCTCGGTGTCGGCGGTTATGGACAGGTCTGGAAGGCCTATGACACCGTTTTGGATCGCTTCGTCGCGCTAAAAATCCCTCGCGACGACGTCAGCTATCGGTTCAATCGCAAGATGGTCGAGCGGGAAGCGCGTGCGGCGGCCCAGTTTCAGCATCCGAACATCGTCACCATTCACGAGGTCATTTTTTATGGTGACCGCGCGCTGATTGCGAGCGAGTTGATCGAAGGGGTAACGCTTTCCAAGTCGATCGCCGCGTCGTCGCTTGCGATCAAGGAAACGGCGGAAATCTGTGCCAAGTTGGCAGACGCGATCCACTACGCACATTGCCGCGGCGTGATTCATCGTGACTTGAAACCGTCCAACATTTTGGTCGACCATTCGGGTGAACCCCATGTAACCGACTTTGGGCTGGCCAAGCGGGAACTGGCACACACGACACTTTCGGCCCAGGGAAATGTCCTGGGCACCCCCACGTACATGCCGCCCGAGCAGGCCCGCGGGGACTCGCACACCGCCGACTCTCGCAGCGACATCTATTCGCTCGGCGTGATCCTGTTTCAAATGTTGACGTCGGAGTTGCCGTTTCGCGGCGACCGCCAGGCGGTGATTCAAAAGGTCATTTATGTCGACCCACCGAGTCCCCGATCGTTGAAGCCGGACATTCCGCGTGACCTGGAAACGATCTGTCTGAAGTGTCTTCAAAAGTCTCCTTCGCGGCGTTACCAGACCGCCAAAGAGTTGGCGACCGACCTGGAGCTTTGGCTGCACAAGAAACCGATCCACGCCCGTCCGGTCACGCGGTTGGAACGGGGCATGCGTCTGTGCGCCCGCTATCCGCTCGTATCATCGATGGCGTTGGCGATCGTTTTATTGGTTTCGGTCAGTTTGATCACGATCACCAGCTTGTGGATTCGAGCCGATCGAAATGAAAAGGCGGCGCTCCGACACCTGGAACGCCGCACCGCAAACTTTGAAAAGACGATCCAGGCGGTGGAGGTCATGCTCAGTCGTGTGATCGAGCGAGAGGAGCCGGAGTTTGTCGGCATTCAACAAGACTTGCTGAATGAGGCCTTGCATCTTTATGAGCAACTGGTCGATACCAACGGCGATGACGCAGATAGCTTGATCGAAAATGCCCGAATCAAGACCCGGATGGGATACCTGTATGATGCACTGGAGCAACCGGCAGACGCATTGGATGCGTTTCGATCGTCTGCCGACCAGTTTGAAACCGCGTTGGCCGGCACGAAACAGGCCGCCACAAGCGAAGAGCTTGCCGAGTGTTATCGCAGTGAGGCACGGATGCTGCTGGAGATGTCGGCCGAGGGTCAAGCTGACTGGGACGCATTTGAAACCGCGATCGAGCGTGCGATTGAAATCGACGGTGCGGCGCTCCCCGTCGCCCCTGATCGCCGTTTTTCGCTGGTGAAGTCACACAATCTTTGTGCCCGGATGTGCGTGTCCCGCGGCGATTTCGAACGTGCCGAACAAGAGTATTTTCGCACGATCAAGCTGTTGGAGGACACGAAGCCCGACGTCTCCGAACCCGGCGTGGACACGTTGTCGTTGATTTGGAATCGACACCAACTGGCTGACATGTATTGCCGGCAAGGCAAATTGGATCAATCCAGGCAGATCCATGAGGAATTGTTGCAGCAGCGGCTTCAATTGCAACGTGTGCATCCCGACGGTTACCGGTTTCACCCTTCCACGGTGGTGCATTACCCGTCGCCCAAACAAACGTTTTCCATCCGACGTGACTTGGCGGCGAGCCACCGAACGCTGGGACAGATTTGTGAGGCGGAAAACGACGATGTTGGCGCCGAAGTTCATTTTCGTGCGGCCGTGGAGCTCATTGATGACGTCGTCAAAGACTACCCCCATCGCCGCAGTCATCGAGACGTCAAGGGCGGGTTGCACACGCGGTACTCGCAAATCCTGATGCGGTTGGGAAAACGGCAGGAGGCGCTTGACCACTGTGAAATCGGGTTGCAAAGTTGGTCCCAGGCCGCTGCGGATGCGCCCAGCGAAAGTCGGCTGAAAGTGTTTGCGTCCCACCACGCGACGGCCGGTTCGCTGGCCCAGCAGATTAAGAACCATGAAGCGGCGATGCTGCACTTCGTGGCTGCACTACGGTTCTACAGTCAACTGATCGATCTGGTCCCCGAGGACCCTACGATGGCCTTGGCTTCCATCCGAATCTCGCTGGACTTGGCAGAGTTGCGCCGCCAAAGTGGTGATGAAGGTGCCGCGTCGGAATTGGTCCGGCAAGCCGTCCAGTGGACCGAATCGATGAAGCAAATCGATCAACCCGATCAGACGCGACTCCGCGCGATCGAGTCCGCCGAGCGGCTGCTTCGAAAACACGCGGCCGATCAGATCTAG
- the cheB gene encoding chemotaxis-specific protein-glutamate methyltransferase CheB, whose amino-acid sequence MPRVLIVDDSPTARDVLANILGSDPDLEVVGFARNGLEAVAQVKKLKPDVVTMDLDMPVMDGFAATREIMIEHPTPIVIVSAASRAGEVETAMETLRLGAVNLLLKPVGPSSPEYEARAKEVVRAVKAMAGVFVIRRRRHLMSHQPDQVNAVSPPECLSQPHRIRVIAIAASTGGPPALVKVLGALPTDIAVPILVVQHIAAGFMNGFASWLDEVIALKVKIATDKETLRAATVYFAPQDLHLGVTRTRIRLSDAPPIAGFRPAGTHLFESVADAFGCDAAGVILTGMGDDGVRGLIKVHEAGGVTIAQDEASCVVFGMPRAAVEAGAVDTVLPLDAIGPRLDQLVANRT is encoded by the coding sequence ATGCCGAGGGTCTTAATCGTCGACGACTCGCCGACGGCGCGCGATGTTCTGGCGAACATTCTGGGATCCGACCCGGACCTGGAGGTCGTCGGCTTTGCCCGCAACGGACTCGAAGCAGTCGCACAGGTCAAGAAACTGAAACCCGATGTCGTCACCATGGATTTGGACATGCCGGTGATGGACGGGTTCGCCGCGACCCGGGAAATCATGATCGAGCATCCCACCCCGATCGTGATTGTTTCCGCGGCCAGTCGCGCCGGTGAAGTGGAAACGGCGATGGAAACGTTGCGGCTGGGGGCGGTGAACCTGTTGCTCAAGCCGGTCGGGCCTTCGTCACCGGAATACGAGGCCCGCGCCAAAGAGGTCGTCCGAGCGGTCAAGGCGATGGCCGGCGTCTTTGTCATCCGTCGCCGTCGGCATCTGATGTCGCATCAGCCCGACCAGGTCAATGCGGTTTCACCCCCGGAATGCCTGAGTCAACCACACCGGATCCGCGTGATCGCGATCGCCGCGTCGACCGGTGGACCGCCCGCCCTGGTTAAGGTTCTGGGCGCCCTGCCGACCGACATCGCCGTCCCGATCCTGGTCGTCCAACATATTGCCGCCGGATTCATGAACGGGTTCGCAAGCTGGCTGGATGAAGTGATCGCGTTGAAGGTCAAAATTGCAACCGACAAGGAGACGTTGCGAGCGGCGACGGTCTATTTTGCCCCCCAAGACCTTCACCTGGGAGTCACGCGGACTCGCATCCGTCTTTCCGATGCGCCGCCGATCGCGGGATTTCGCCCCGCGGGGACCCATCTTTTCGAGTCGGTTGCCGATGCGTTCGGCTGCGACGCCGCCGGTGTGATTCTGACCGGGATGGGCGATGACGGTGTTCGGGGACTGATCAAGGTGCACGAGGCCGGCGGTGTGACCATCGCCCAGGATGAAGCATCCTGTGTCGTGTTCGGGATGCCGCGTGCTGCGGTCGAGGCCGGTGCCGTCGACACCGTGTTGCCGCTCGATGCGATCGGCCCACGACTGGACCAATTGGTCGCGAATCGAACATAG
- a CDS encoding hybrid sensor histidine kinase/response regulator yields MNRDQLVQQLMATFLDELHVHVNTLGRDLLALENNLSEDERAEAWTSIFRAAHSLKGASAVVHIDPINTACHRLEDIFEHYRNSDQTLSPEMTSILLKAVDAIEEIGMRIRAEQELDDAPLIAMLPQLDRLAEQVAAGDTPSVAADQPGDAQEAGAETSRPETSRSEDEDLDEDDFDFDESPAVADAAMTQPPPDSKPKMPPINQALLPVFLEELEDRCASLTRDTIAIENVTDDQQRETLLANLFRSAHSLKGAAGVVKLGPIQALCHRLEDELESIRGGTCPFTTQTATAMLEAVDVIRDTGNQLRDGVPLDLEEMESRTSKIDALLSGASSSDASSGSSAADSAQMRPSAKPPGDPPKDAPPPEVKTKSDPVSTRESAPSAAEHAGGRKPQPKGGRETPVANRVNSDPGASIRVPAQKLDALLSHSGELLVARGRLAFRAKDAAAVRDLASELRGTWRENEQAMRDLGQRVSDERDVANPRRIAAVIEQTASRLTALTSRLDALASAMESDNRMLQQTCGLLDDEVYNVRMLPFSDACGGLQRAVRDIATGGNKKIELKIVGAEVEVDRSVLEGLKDPLLHLVRNSADHGVEVPSRRKELGKPERATITVSAELRGGLVQVRVEDDGGGLDLQRICDIARKRDIEIPDDPREQARLIFAPGFSTAKLITDISGRGVGLDVVQSQVESLHGSVDVTFTPGRGTRFTLNVPLTLTTIRSMMVVVADQTYAIPTSAIQRLVRFGRDDLKSSAGRDSLLLGEAPMVVASLAQTLRLPSKGLLSGKSAKGMAIVLNVGDQSVAVVVDEVLAEQEVLVKNLGSRVRRLRHFSGCTLLPTGKIALVINAAGVVRTALGLKVDNEPATRSAPKSTGRAAAGPDTAGRMLLLAEDSVTTRVLLRNILESAGYEVTTAADGQQAWELIQERSFDILVTDIDMPRMNGFDLTAALRSREASADLPVVLVTARGSDADKQRGVQVGANAYIEKGNFEQRNLLETVAQLI; encoded by the coding sequence ATGAATCGTGACCAACTCGTTCAGCAACTGATGGCGACCTTTTTGGACGAACTGCATGTGCACGTCAACACGCTCGGCCGCGACCTGTTGGCGCTGGAAAACAATCTCTCCGAAGACGAACGGGCGGAAGCATGGACCTCAATCTTTCGCGCCGCCCACAGTCTCAAGGGCGCCTCGGCCGTGGTCCACATCGATCCGATCAACACCGCCTGCCACCGCCTGGAAGACATCTTCGAGCACTATCGCAATTCCGACCAGACGCTGTCCCCCGAAATGACATCGATCTTGTTGAAGGCCGTCGATGCGATCGAAGAAATCGGCATGCGGATTCGCGCCGAACAGGAACTCGACGATGCACCGTTGATCGCGATGTTACCGCAATTGGACCGTCTGGCCGAACAGGTTGCCGCCGGAGACACGCCGAGCGTTGCAGCCGACCAACCCGGTGACGCCCAGGAAGCCGGTGCCGAAACGAGTCGTCCCGAAACGAGCCGCAGTGAAGATGAGGATCTAGACGAAGACGACTTTGATTTTGACGAAAGTCCCGCCGTCGCTGACGCCGCGATGACGCAGCCGCCCCCTGACTCCAAGCCCAAGATGCCGCCGATCAACCAGGCGCTGCTTCCGGTCTTCTTGGAAGAGTTGGAGGACCGCTGTGCCAGTCTGACGCGAGATACGATTGCGATAGAAAACGTCACCGATGACCAACAGCGCGAGACCTTGCTTGCGAACCTGTTTCGTTCCGCACACAGTCTGAAGGGTGCCGCGGGGGTCGTCAAACTCGGTCCGATCCAGGCCCTTTGTCATCGGCTGGAAGACGAACTGGAATCGATCCGCGGCGGAACGTGCCCGTTCACGACGCAGACGGCCACCGCCATGCTTGAAGCCGTTGACGTGATTCGTGACACGGGGAATCAGCTGCGCGACGGCGTTCCGTTGGACTTGGAGGAGATGGAATCCAGGACCTCCAAGATCGACGCGCTGCTTTCCGGGGCCTCGTCCTCGGACGCGTCGTCCGGGAGTTCCGCCGCGGATTCCGCGCAGATGCGGCCATCTGCAAAGCCACCGGGCGATCCGCCAAAGGACGCTCCGCCACCGGAGGTTAAGACCAAAAGCGATCCCGTTTCGACACGTGAGTCCGCCCCGTCCGCGGCGGAGCATGCCGGAGGGCGCAAACCGCAACCGAAAGGCGGACGGGAAACTCCGGTCGCTAACCGAGTGAACTCCGATCCGGGGGCTTCGATCCGCGTTCCGGCTCAGAAACTCGACGCATTGCTTTCGCACAGCGGCGAGTTGCTGGTCGCCCGCGGCCGGTTAGCGTTTCGCGCCAAGGACGCCGCGGCGGTTCGAGATCTGGCGTCCGAACTGCGAGGAACCTGGCGCGAGAACGAACAGGCGATGCGTGATTTGGGGCAGCGTGTCTCGGACGAGCGCGACGTCGCCAACCCGCGTCGGATCGCGGCGGTAATCGAGCAAACCGCCAGCCGCTTGACCGCCCTGACGTCACGGCTCGATGCGTTGGCAAGCGCGATGGAGTCCGACAACCGGATGCTCCAACAAACCTGTGGGTTGCTCGATGATGAAGTGTACAACGTGCGGATGTTGCCGTTCTCGGATGCCTGTGGCGGATTGCAACGGGCCGTGCGTGATATCGCGACCGGTGGAAACAAAAAGATCGAACTGAAAATCGTCGGCGCGGAGGTTGAAGTCGACCGATCGGTATTGGAGGGTTTGAAGGACCCGTTGCTGCATCTGGTGCGTAACTCGGCCGACCACGGCGTCGAGGTCCCCAGCCGCCGCAAGGAGCTGGGGAAACCGGAGCGGGCGACGATTACCGTTTCAGCCGAGTTGCGCGGCGGGCTGGTCCAAGTGCGAGTGGAGGACGATGGCGGCGGGCTGGATTTGCAGCGAATCTGCGACATCGCGCGAAAGCGAGACATTGAGATCCCAGACGACCCCCGCGAACAAGCGCGGTTGATTTTTGCGCCCGGTTTTTCGACAGCGAAACTGATCACCGACATCTCCGGCCGTGGTGTCGGTTTGGACGTGGTCCAAAGTCAGGTGGAATCGCTGCACGGTTCGGTCGACGTGACGTTCACGCCGGGACGGGGAACCCGATTCACGCTAAACGTGCCGCTGACCCTGACGACGATCCGATCGATGATGGTTGTGGTCGCCGACCAGACATATGCCATTCCCACCTCCGCGATTCAGCGTTTAGTTCGATTCGGCCGCGACGACCTGAAATCTTCCGCGGGACGGGATTCGTTGCTGCTGGGCGAGGCGCCGATGGTGGTCGCTTCGTTGGCCCAGACGTTGCGATTGCCATCCAAGGGGCTGTTGTCGGGCAAATCGGCCAAGGGGATGGCGATCGTGTTGAACGTGGGGGACCAATCGGTGGCTGTCGTCGTGGACGAAGTGCTGGCCGAGCAGGAAGTGTTGGTCAAAAACCTTGGTTCACGGGTGCGACGTCTGCGGCATTTTTCCGGCTGTACGCTACTTCCGACAGGCAAGATCGCGTTGGTGATCAATGCGGCAGGCGTGGTTCGAACGGCATTGGGGTTGAAGGTCGACAACGAGCCTGCGACACGATCGGCCCCCAAGTCGACCGGCCGTGCCGCGGCCGGGCCGGATACGGCCGGGCGGATGCTGTTGCTGGCCGAAGACTCGGTGACCACGCGTGTCCTGTTACGCAATATCCTGGAGTCGGCCGGTTATGAAGTCACGACGGCCGCCGATGGCCAACAGGCCTGGGAGCTGATCCAGGAGCGGTCGTTCGACATTCTTGTCACCGACATTGACATGCCCCGCATGAACGGCTTCGACTTGACCGCCGCACTGCGTAGTCGCGAGGCATCGGCAGATTTGCCCGTCGTGCTGGTCACCGCGCGAGGTTCCGATGCCGACAAACAGCGGGGCGTCCAAGTGGGTGCCAACGCGTATATCGAAAAAGGAAATTTCGAGCAGCGAAATCTGCTGGAAACCGTCGCCCAACTCATTTAG